One Paenarthrobacter aurescens TC1 DNA window includes the following coding sequences:
- a CDS encoding putative integral membrane protein — MDWLSHISQINWLAILLAFVASMVIGFVWYMPAVLGRRWMQAIGKTEEDLKNIEGGASIWLPMMVAAALTSILLAVLISALDLNTFLAGGFFALILAVIFRAGGHVIHNGFAGRPSAVTVIDSGHDIVAMTIAGAIIGAMQ; from the coding sequence ATGGATTGGCTCTCACACATTTCCCAGATCAACTGGCTCGCCATACTTCTGGCCTTTGTTGCAAGCATGGTGATCGGCTTCGTCTGGTACATGCCGGCCGTACTCGGTCGCAGGTGGATGCAGGCAATCGGCAAGACCGAAGAGGACCTCAAGAACATCGAAGGCGGCGCAAGCATTTGGCTTCCCATGATGGTGGCAGCAGCACTGACCAGCATTCTCCTCGCTGTCCTCATCAGCGCGTTGGACCTCAATACCTTCCTGGCCGGCGGTTTCTTCGCGCTGATCCTGGCCGTGATATTCCGTGCCGGCGGCCATGTGATTCACAACGGCTTCGCCGGGCGCCCATCAGCGGTAACCGTGATCGATTCCGGCCACGACATCGTGGCAATGACCATCGCGGGCGCCATCATCGGAGCCATGCAGTAG
- the corA gene encoding magnesium and cobalt transport protein CorA (identified by match to protein family HMM PF01544; match to protein family HMM TIGR00383) — protein sequence MTIIDNAVYVDGVRTATPHNLEQTFEMLAEHGGMAWIGLYRPTKEEMAAVAQEFGLHELAVEDAVSAHQRPKLERYDHNLFTVLRPARYLDETETVEFGELHVFTGPNFVVTIRHAETGGVARVRKRLEERPDLLRHGPEAVLYALLDQVVDDYAPVVAGLENDIDEIEDQLFSGDSAVSRRIYELAREVIQFQRAIHPLPDMMVLLEKGFEKYGVDIELQRSLRDVEDHVQRVISRANSFRDLLQNALTLDGTLTANRQNEASAAQNEQVKKISSWAAILFAPSFVAGVYGMNFDHMPELHWEFGYPLAVGLMFGAALLMYVIFKRKGWL from the coding sequence GTGACCATTATCGACAACGCCGTATATGTAGACGGCGTCCGCACTGCCACCCCGCATAACCTCGAACAGACGTTTGAGATGCTCGCGGAACACGGCGGCATGGCCTGGATCGGGCTGTATCGTCCCACCAAGGAGGAGATGGCCGCCGTGGCCCAAGAGTTCGGGCTCCACGAACTCGCCGTGGAAGACGCCGTCTCGGCGCACCAGCGACCCAAACTTGAACGCTACGACCACAACCTGTTCACGGTACTGCGGCCGGCCCGCTACCTGGACGAAACCGAAACTGTTGAGTTCGGCGAACTGCACGTCTTCACCGGACCAAACTTCGTAGTGACCATCCGGCACGCCGAAACCGGCGGAGTTGCCCGTGTGCGCAAGCGGCTTGAGGAGCGCCCGGACCTTCTCCGCCACGGCCCGGAAGCAGTGCTCTACGCCCTCCTGGACCAAGTGGTGGACGACTATGCTCCAGTAGTTGCAGGCCTCGAAAACGACATCGACGAAATTGAAGACCAACTCTTCAGCGGCGACAGCGCCGTTTCACGCCGTATCTATGAGCTCGCCCGCGAAGTCATCCAGTTCCAGCGTGCCATTCATCCCCTGCCGGACATGATGGTGTTGCTGGAGAAGGGCTTCGAAAAGTACGGCGTCGACATCGAGCTGCAGCGCTCGCTCCGGGACGTCGAGGACCACGTCCAACGCGTGATCTCCAGGGCCAACTCATTCCGGGATCTCCTTCAGAACGCCCTCACCCTCGATGGCACACTGACTGCCAACCGCCAGAACGAGGCCAGCGCTGCCCAAAACGAGCAGGTCAAGAAGATCTCTTCCTGGGCTGCCATCCTCTTCGCTCCATCCTTCGTGGCGGGCGTCTACGGAATGAACTTCGACCATATGCCTGAGCTGCACTGGGAGTTCGGCTATCCCTTGGCTGTTGGCCTCATGTTCGGCGCCGCCTTGCTCATGTATGTCATCTTCAAACGCAAAGGTTGGCTGTGA
- a CDS encoding putative ATPase, AFG1 family (identified by match to protein family HMM PF03969), translated as MAVTPTFKPASRISRNPARTLIEGMAHDAVRSGFELEPSQRQAAERLAAFGAQVTGRRRALPRKSPRSLYLHGPVGRGKTWLMDSFYGRLDARKRRVHFHDFFRKLHSGTHGPEAGNGTAIQQSVDALLDGVEVLFFDEFHVHDIGDGMFISRLLRTAAQRRVLLVVTSNYAPDDLLPNPLWHDHFLPTIEAIKEMMDLVEINGASDFRRYPVSDTGPGHGAFRSGRIVSPGTPRQLGRLGLFRPPPSQSRVLNPTTQPIVVKNSDPELLWVGFEELCSGLTSTADFLALAETHKTWVIDDVPVPAEGDAASAPAWQRFSNVVDVLYDQDITLFLIGEGPLDWDIDASDGVLPVDLARIASRLSLLGRSDADTSMESEEAAGS; from the coding sequence TTGGCTGTGACGCCCACCTTTAAGCCCGCCTCGCGCATCTCGCGGAACCCTGCGAGGACTTTGATTGAGGGCATGGCGCACGACGCCGTGCGGTCGGGTTTTGAGCTTGAACCCAGTCAGCGGCAAGCAGCCGAGCGGTTGGCGGCCTTTGGTGCGCAGGTTACCGGCCGCCGTCGGGCGCTTCCGCGGAAGTCACCACGAAGCCTCTACCTCCACGGACCTGTGGGCCGCGGTAAAACGTGGCTGATGGACAGTTTCTACGGACGGCTGGATGCGCGGAAACGGCGGGTCCACTTCCACGATTTCTTCCGCAAGCTCCACAGCGGCACACATGGCCCGGAGGCCGGTAACGGAACAGCGATCCAGCAGTCAGTGGACGCGCTGCTGGACGGTGTGGAGGTGCTGTTTTTTGACGAGTTCCACGTGCACGACATCGGTGATGGCATGTTCATTTCCCGTCTGCTGCGGACCGCCGCGCAGCGTCGTGTCCTCCTGGTGGTTACGTCCAACTACGCCCCGGATGATTTGCTGCCCAATCCCCTGTGGCATGACCATTTCCTGCCCACCATCGAGGCCATCAAGGAGATGATGGACCTCGTGGAGATCAATGGCGCCTCGGATTTTCGTCGCTATCCGGTGAGTGATACCGGCCCGGGTCATGGTGCTTTCCGGTCGGGACGCATCGTCTCCCCCGGTACACCGCGGCAGCTGGGACGTCTCGGCCTCTTCCGGCCCCCGCCCTCACAAAGCCGGGTGTTGAATCCCACCACCCAACCAATCGTGGTCAAGAACTCGGACCCGGAGCTCCTGTGGGTCGGTTTTGAGGAGCTGTGCAGCGGGCTGACCTCGACGGCGGACTTTCTGGCGTTGGCCGAAACGCACAAAACGTGGGTCATTGACGACGTCCCCGTCCCAGCGGAAGGTGATGCTGCATCCGCGCCGGCCTGGCAGCGGTTCAGCAACGTGGTGGATGTGCTCTACGACCAGGACATCACCTTGTTCCTGATAGGAGAGGGACCACTCGACTGGGACATTGACGCAAGCGACGGCGTCCTGCCGGTGGATCTGGCACGCATCGCCAGCCGTTTATCCCTGCTAGGCCGCTCCGATGCGGACACAAGCATGGAAAGCGAAGAGGCCGCCGGAAGCTAA
- a CDS encoding putative ferritin family protein (identified by match to protein family HMM PF00210; match to protein family HMM PF02915) yields MAKKTFNELLSAQVANEFAASQQYIAVAVYFDGEDLPQLARHFYRQSLEERNHAMMMVQYMLDRNVHVEIPGINPVRNNFANAKEPIALALEQEKEVTRNIEEMFRVARAEGDALGEQFMLWFLKEQVEEVASMTTLLNITERAENLFDIENYVARETVGDGGHDAGAPSAAGGVI; encoded by the coding sequence ATGGCTAAGAAGACTTTCAATGAGCTGTTGTCCGCCCAGGTCGCCAATGAGTTTGCGGCCTCCCAGCAATACATCGCCGTGGCTGTGTATTTTGATGGCGAAGATTTGCCGCAGCTGGCCCGTCACTTCTATCGCCAGTCACTCGAAGAGCGCAACCACGCCATGATGATGGTCCAGTACATGCTGGACCGGAACGTGCACGTGGAGATTCCGGGCATCAATCCGGTCCGCAACAACTTCGCCAATGCCAAGGAACCCATCGCGCTCGCTTTGGAGCAGGAAAAAGAAGTTACCCGGAACATCGAGGAAATGTTCCGCGTTGCCCGCGCAGAGGGCGATGCCTTGGGTGAGCAGTTCATGCTGTGGTTCCTGAAGGAGCAGGTTGAGGAAGTCGCTTCCATGACTACGCTGCTGAACATCACCGAACGGGCAGAGAACCTTTTCGACATTGAGAACTACGTTGCCCGCGAAACCGTAGGCGACGGCGGACACGACGCAGGCGCCCCATCCGCCGCGGGCGGCGTCATCTAA
- a CDS encoding putative crcB-like protein (identified by match to protein family HMM PF02537) — MTVILLALAGGVGAAVRFMVDGFVRQRLKTALPWGTILINVTGSLALGFLAGLVMRGQAAESLFLILGTGFLGGYTTFSTASLETIRLIQSGRTGLALINGLGSMAASVLSAAAGVGISLLLP; from the coding sequence GTGACCGTCATACTCCTTGCACTCGCGGGCGGAGTCGGCGCAGCGGTCAGGTTCATGGTGGACGGTTTTGTCAGGCAACGCCTCAAGACTGCCCTCCCGTGGGGAACCATCCTGATCAATGTCACAGGTTCGTTGGCGCTTGGGTTCCTCGCCGGACTGGTGATGCGCGGCCAAGCGGCCGAATCCCTGTTCTTGATCCTGGGCACAGGCTTCCTGGGCGGATACACCACGTTCAGTACGGCGAGCCTGGAGACCATTCGGCTGATTCAAAGTGGAAGGACTGGCCTGGCGCTCATCAATGGATTGGGATCCATGGCAGCAAGCGTTCTTTCCGCTGCGGCCGGTGTGGGGATCAGCCTTCTGCTGCCGTGA
- a CDS encoding putative crcB-like protein (identified by match to protein family HMM PF02537), translated as MTTTEAKEPIHLHWGFIGIVAAGGVFGALARYGLGLVIPAPNAWPLPTLAINLSGALALGALLEGLSRRGLDVGSRRVLRLALGTGFLGAYTTYSTLALDAVHLFTADEALGAAGYLAASLLGGAAATTAGIWLGAWHHRRATGKS; from the coding sequence ATGACGACGACTGAGGCAAAGGAACCGATCCATCTTCACTGGGGTTTCATCGGCATAGTGGCGGCCGGCGGGGTGTTTGGAGCGCTCGCCCGGTACGGCCTTGGACTGGTGATACCAGCGCCGAATGCCTGGCCGCTTCCTACCTTGGCCATCAATCTCTCCGGCGCGCTGGCGCTGGGCGCCTTACTGGAGGGACTCTCCCGCAGAGGGCTCGACGTCGGCAGTCGCCGGGTTCTGCGGCTCGCCTTGGGTACGGGGTTCCTGGGCGCTTACACGACGTACAGCACCCTGGCTCTGGACGCAGTCCACCTTTTCACGGCGGATGAAGCACTTGGAGCTGCCGGCTACCTGGCAGCGAGCTTGCTCGGCGGAGCCGCGGCCACTACCGCGGGCATATGGTTGGGGGCGTGGCATCATCGCCGCGCAACGGGCAAGTCGTGA
- a CDS encoding putative universal stress family domain protein (identified by match to protein family HMM PF00582), translating into MTEIPAPRPEASGSMSGPILVGVMPGQQPVVVEQAAHVAARARLPLVCAYSDVTVYPVDGTTGGQTAPIDPDGVAGAQGIPDSLTGTIAEQLAGQDIGWSIVPLAGEPARALARLAAEIGASMIVVGTREHKLTAALKELTSGSVARHLFHRQEVPVLVVPVNPRVPDDDDDD; encoded by the coding sequence GTGACTGAGATCCCCGCACCACGTCCCGAGGCCTCCGGCAGCATGTCCGGCCCCATCCTGGTAGGCGTGATGCCCGGGCAACAGCCTGTGGTCGTCGAGCAGGCAGCACACGTGGCCGCCCGCGCGCGCTTGCCGCTGGTCTGCGCATATTCGGATGTCACGGTGTACCCCGTCGATGGGACAACTGGCGGGCAGACAGCCCCGATTGATCCGGATGGCGTTGCCGGAGCACAAGGGATACCGGATTCACTGACGGGCACCATTGCCGAGCAACTGGCTGGCCAGGACATAGGTTGGTCCATCGTGCCGCTTGCGGGCGAGCCCGCACGCGCCTTGGCACGTCTGGCCGCGGAAATTGGTGCCTCCATGATCGTGGTGGGAACACGGGAGCATAAGCTGACGGCCGCGCTCAAAGAGCTGACGTCGGGTTCCGTGGCACGGCACCTGTTCCATCGCCAAGAGGTGCCTGTGCTCGTTGTCCCCGTGAACCCTCGGGTCCCGGACGACGATGACGACGACTGA